The proteins below come from a single Microbulbifer sp. Q7 genomic window:
- the rpsL gene encoding 30S ribosomal protein S12 — translation MATINQLVRKPRKRKVEKSDVPALQASPQRRGVCTRVYTTTPKKPNSALRKVCRVRLTNGYEVTSYIGGEGHNLQEHSVVLIRGGRVKDLPGVRYHTVRGALDCAGVNDRKQGRSKYGAKRPKA, via the coding sequence ATGGCAACGATCAACCAGTTGGTTCGTAAGCCGAGAAAACGCAAAGTTGAAAAAAGCGACGTGCCTGCACTGCAAGCTAGCCCGCAGCGTCGTGGAGTTTGTACTCGTGTGTATACCACTACACCGAAGAAGCCGAACTCTGCACTGCGTAAAGTTTGTCGTGTGCGCCTGACCAACGGCTACGAAGTAACTTCGTACATCGGCGGTGAAGGCCACAACCTGCAGGAGCACAGCGTGGTGCTGATTCGCGGCGGTCGTGTAAAAGACCTGCCGGGTGTGCGCTATCACACTGTGCGCGGTGCACTTGACTGTGCCGGCGTAAACGATCGCAAGCAGGGCCGTTCCAAGTACGGCGCCAAGCGTCCTAAGGCCTAA
- the rpoC gene encoding DNA-directed RNA polymerase subunit beta' has product MKDLLNLVKAQDQLEEFDAIRIGLASPEMIRSWSYGEVKKPETINYRTFKPEREGLFCAKIFGPVKDYECLCGKYKRMKHRGIICEKCGVEVTKAKVRRERMGHIELASPVAHIWFLKSLPSRIGLLLDMTLRDIERVLYFESYVVTDPGMTTLERGQLLNDEQYFEAMEEFADEFEAKMGAEAIQELMNDIELPSEIQRLREEIPATNSETKIKKLSKRLKLLEAFYKSGNKPEWMIMQALPVLPPDLRPLVPLDGGRFATSDLNDLYRRVINRNNRLKRLLELNAPDIIVRNEKRMLQESVDALLDNGRRGRAITGSNKRPLKSLADMIKGKQGRFRQNLLGKRVDYSGRSVIVVGPTLRLHQCGLPKKMALELFKPFIFGKLEARGLATTIKAAKKMVEREEAVVWDILDEVIREHPVLLNRAPTLHRLGIQAFEPVLIEGKAIQLHPLVCAAYNADFDGDQMAVHVPLTIEAQLESRALMMSTNNILSPANGEPIIVPSQDVVLGLYWMTRERVNDKGEGMFFSDIKEVSRAFYAKQVGLQAKIKVRIDEVSVGEDGEKQVTRTIYDTTVGRALLWNIVPEGLPFEYVNQPMKKKSISRVLNECYRKVGLKATVIFADQLMYTGFDFSTKSGSSIGVNDFEIPAAKADLIASAEEEVKEIETQFASGLVTAGEKYNKVIDVWSRTNDKVTQAMMAGIKKEPVIDRDGKETEQDSFNSVYMYADSGARGSEAQIRQLAGMRGLMARPDGSIIENAITANFREGLSVLQYFISTHGARKGLADTALKTANSGYLTRRLVDVAQDVVITEIDCGTDDGLTMAPVIEGGDVIESLGDRILGRVVARDVIKPGSDEIAVPAGTMIDEAWVERIEGMGIDEVIVRSPISCETAHGICAQCYGRDLARGHRANPGESVGVVAAQSIGEPGTQLTMRTFHIGGAASRASAADSIQVKQPGTVRLHNLKTVKTEGGNLVAVSRSGELAVADPAGRERERYKLPYGAVITVDEGSTIDGGQIVAKWDPHTHPIITEVAGWVKLSGMEDGLSIRKQTDEITGLSSIEVIDPAERPAAGKDLRPAVTLVDENGEELTLVNSNAPAHYALPPRAILSLKDGDKVNVGDIVARIPQESGGTKDITGGLPRVADLFEARKPKEPSILAEISGTVSFGKETKGKVRLQITPKDGKPLANGKDHYEVLIPKHRQLTVFEGETVEKGEVISDGPSNPHDILRLKGVEELARYITNEIQEVYRLQGVGINDKHIETIVRQMLRKVEILEMGDSEFIKGDQVEYQRVVEENERLRAEGKQPAQFERLLLGITKASLATESFLSAASFQETTRVLTEAAVTGKEDSLRGLKENVVVGRLIPAGTGLAYHAERKRRRTQQLTQGYAEGPSAEEVEAALTEALKSSGD; this is encoded by the coding sequence TTGAAAGATTTGTTAAACCTGGTGAAAGCCCAGGATCAGCTGGAAGAATTTGACGCTATCCGTATCGGTCTGGCATCGCCGGAGATGATTCGTTCCTGGTCCTACGGCGAAGTGAAAAAGCCGGAGACCATCAACTACCGTACCTTCAAGCCGGAGCGCGAAGGCCTGTTCTGTGCCAAGATTTTTGGCCCGGTGAAGGACTACGAGTGCCTGTGCGGTAAGTACAAGCGCATGAAGCACCGCGGCATCATCTGTGAAAAGTGCGGCGTAGAAGTGACCAAGGCCAAGGTGCGTCGTGAGCGCATGGGCCACATCGAACTGGCGAGCCCGGTCGCGCATATCTGGTTCCTGAAGTCCCTGCCGTCCCGTATCGGCCTGCTGCTGGACATGACCCTGCGTGATATCGAGCGCGTGCTCTACTTCGAATCCTACGTGGTAACCGATCCGGGTATGACGACCCTGGAGCGCGGCCAGCTGCTGAACGATGAGCAGTACTTTGAAGCGATGGAAGAGTTCGCCGACGAGTTCGAAGCCAAGATGGGTGCCGAAGCCATCCAGGAGCTGATGAACGACATCGAGCTGCCGTCCGAAATCCAGCGCCTGCGCGAAGAGATTCCGGCGACCAATTCCGAGACCAAGATCAAGAAGCTGTCCAAGCGCCTGAAGTTGCTGGAAGCCTTCTACAAGTCCGGCAACAAGCCGGAGTGGATGATCATGCAGGCACTGCCGGTTCTGCCGCCGGATCTGCGTCCGCTGGTACCGCTGGACGGTGGCCGCTTTGCGACTTCCGATCTGAACGATCTGTACCGCCGGGTGATCAACCGTAACAACCGTCTGAAGCGCCTGCTCGAGCTGAACGCGCCGGACATCATTGTGCGCAACGAAAAGCGCATGCTGCAGGAATCTGTGGATGCACTGCTGGATAACGGCCGTCGCGGCCGTGCCATCACCGGTTCCAACAAGCGCCCGCTGAAATCCCTGGCAGACATGATCAAGGGTAAGCAGGGTCGTTTCCGTCAGAACCTGCTGGGTAAGCGTGTCGATTACTCCGGTCGTTCCGTGATCGTGGTTGGTCCGACCCTGCGTCTGCACCAGTGTGGTCTGCCCAAGAAAATGGCCCTCGAGCTGTTCAAGCCGTTCATTTTCGGCAAGCTGGAAGCCCGTGGCCTGGCCACCACCATCAAAGCCGCCAAGAAGATGGTTGAGCGTGAAGAAGCGGTGGTGTGGGACATCCTCGACGAAGTGATTCGCGAGCACCCGGTACTGCTGAACCGCGCCCCGACCCTGCACCGTCTGGGTATCCAGGCGTTTGAGCCGGTGCTGATTGAAGGTAAGGCCATCCAGCTGCACCCGCTGGTGTGTGCGGCGTACAACGCCGACTTCGACGGTGACCAGATGGCGGTACACGTACCGCTGACCATTGAAGCGCAGCTGGAATCCCGCGCGCTGATGATGTCCACCAACAACATCCTGTCTCCCGCCAACGGTGAGCCGATCATCGTACCTTCCCAGGACGTGGTACTGGGTCTGTACTGGATGACCCGTGAGCGTGTGAACGATAAAGGCGAAGGCATGTTCTTCTCCGATATCAAGGAAGTGAGCCGTGCCTTCTACGCCAAGCAGGTGGGTCTGCAGGCGAAGATCAAGGTGCGTATCGACGAAGTGTCCGTCGGTGAAGATGGCGAGAAGCAGGTGACTCGCACCATCTACGACACCACCGTCGGTCGTGCGCTGCTGTGGAACATCGTGCCTGAAGGCCTGCCCTTCGAGTACGTGAACCAGCCGATGAAGAAGAAGTCGATTTCTCGTGTGCTGAACGAGTGCTACCGCAAGGTGGGTCTGAAGGCGACCGTGATCTTCGCGGACCAGCTGATGTACACCGGTTTCGATTTCTCCACCAAGTCCGGTTCTTCGATTGGTGTGAACGACTTCGAGATCCCGGCGGCCAAGGCTGACCTGATCGCTTCCGCGGAAGAGGAAGTGAAAGAGATCGAGACCCAGTTTGCCTCCGGTCTGGTGACCGCGGGCGAGAAATACAACAAGGTCATCGACGTTTGGTCTCGTACCAACGATAAGGTGACCCAGGCGATGATGGCGGGCATCAAGAAAGAGCCGGTCATCGATCGTGACGGTAAAGAGACCGAACAGGACTCCTTCAACTCCGTCTACATGTACGCGGATTCCGGTGCTCGTGGTTCTGAGGCGCAGATTCGTCAGCTGGCCGGTATGCGTGGCCTGATGGCGCGTCCGGATGGCTCCATTATCGAAAACGCCATTACCGCGAACTTCCGTGAAGGTCTGAGCGTACTGCAGTACTTCATCTCGACCCACGGTGCACGTAAAGGTCTGGCGGATACCGCACTGAAAACCGCTAACTCCGGTTACCTGACCCGTCGTCTGGTAGACGTGGCGCAGGACGTGGTGATCACAGAAATCGACTGTGGCACCGACGACGGCCTGACCATGGCGCCGGTGATCGAGGGTGGTGACGTGATCGAGTCCCTGGGTGACCGTATCCTGGGTCGTGTAGTGGCCCGTGACGTCATCAAGCCTGGCAGCGACGAAATCGCCGTTCCCGCAGGCACCATGATCGACGAAGCCTGGGTAGAGCGCATCGAAGGCATGGGTATCGACGAAGTGATCGTACGCTCGCCGATCTCCTGTGAAACGGCGCACGGTATCTGTGCCCAGTGTTACGGCCGTGACCTGGCCCGCGGCCACCGCGCCAACCCCGGTGAGTCCGTGGGTGTTGTGGCGGCACAGTCCATTGGTGAGCCGGGCACTCAGCTGACCATGCGTACCTTCCACATCGGTGGTGCGGCGAGTCGTGCTTCTGCCGCGGACAGCATCCAGGTGAAACAGCCGGGTACTGTACGACTGCACAACCTGAAGACAGTTAAAACCGAGGGCGGCAACCTGGTAGCGGTGTCCCGTTCCGGTGAGCTGGCGGTAGCCGACCCCGCGGGCCGCGAGCGCGAGCGCTACAAGCTGCCTTACGGTGCGGTGATTACCGTCGATGAAGGTTCGACCATCGACGGCGGCCAGATCGTGGCCAAGTGGGATCCGCACACCCACCCGATCATTACCGAGGTGGCCGGTTGGGTGAAACTGTCCGGTATGGAAGATGGCCTGTCCATTCGCAAGCAGACCGACGAAATCACCGGTCTGTCTTCCATCGAAGTAATCGATCCGGCTGAGCGTCCGGCGGCGGGTAAAGACCTGCGTCCGGCGGTGACCCTGGTGGATGAAAATGGTGAAGAGCTGACCCTGGTCAACTCCAACGCACCGGCGCACTACGCGCTGCCGCCGCGCGCGATCCTCAGCCTGAAGGATGGCGACAAGGTGAACGTGGGTGACATCGTTGCACGTATTCCGCAGGAATCCGGCGGTACCAAGGACATCACCGGTGGTCTGCCGCGTGTTGCCGACCTGTTTGAAGCGCGTAAGCCGAAAGAGCCGTCCATCCTGGCGGAGATCTCCGGTACCGTTTCCTTCGGTAAAGAGACCAAAGGCAAGGTGCGCCTGCAGATCACCCCGAAAGACGGCAAGCCGCTGGCCAATGGCAAGGATCATTACGAAGTACTGATTCCGAAACACCGCCAGCTGACCGTGTTCGAAGGGGAAACCGTAGAGAAGGGTGAGGTCATCTCCGACGGGCCGTCCAACCCGCACGACATCCTGCGTCTGAAAGGCGTGGAAGAGTTGGCGCGCTACATCACCAACGAGATCCAGGAGGTTTACCGCCTCCAGGGTGTAGGCATCAACGATAAGCACATCGAGACCATCGTGCGTCAGATGCTGCGTAAAGTTGAAATCCTGGAGATGGGTGACTCTGAGTTCATCAAGGGTGACCAGGTGGAATACCAGCGCGTCGTGGAAGAGAACGAGCGCCTGCGTGCCGAAGGCAAGCAGCCGGCTCAGTTCGAGCGTCTGCTGCTGGGTATCACCAAGGCGTCTCTGGCGACCGAGTCCTTCCTGTCCGCGGCCTCCTTCCAGGAGACCACCCGTGTACTGACCGAAGCGGCGGTAACCGGCAAGGAAGACAGCCTGCGCGGCCTGAAGGAAAACGTGGTCGTTGGCCGCCTGATCCCGGCCGGTACCGGTCTGGCCTACCATGCCGAGCGCAAGCGCAGACGCACCCAGCAGTTGACCCAAGGCTATGCCGAAGGTCCTTCTGCAGAAGAGGTGGAAGCGGCGCTGACCGAAGCCCTGAAATCTTCCGGGGACTGA
- the rpoB gene encoding DNA-directed RNA polymerase subunit beta produces the protein MAYSYTEKKRIRKDFGKLPKVMDVPFLLAIQLDSYRKFTQADTRPDERLDIGLQAAFKSVFPIVSYSGNAALEYVSYTLGKPAFDVKECTLRGVTYACPLRVRVRLIIYDKESANKSIKDIKEQEVYMGEIPLMTENGTFVINGTERVIVSQLHRSPGVFFDHDKGKTHSSGKLLYAARVIPYRGSWLDFEFDPKDLVYVRIDRRRKLPATILLRALGFTSQEMLDMFFETSTFTLEDDTVSLELIPSRLRGDVAFFDIKDGKGKVIVEEGRRITPRHIRQLEKAGVENLEAPLNYLNGRVLAHDIIDETTGEVAVECNTEITDEVVAKLRLLNVKTIHTLYTNDLDCGPFISDTLRADPSRTQLEALVEIYRMMRPGEPPTKESAESLFENLFFSDERYDLSAVGRMKFNRRLGREDETGQGTLSKDDIVDVLKTLIEIRNGRGMVDDIDHLGNRRVRSVGEMAENQFRVGLVRVERAVKERLSMAESEGLMPQDLINAKPVAAAVKEFFGSSQLSQFMDQNNPLSEVTHKRRVSALGPGGLTRERAGFEVRDVHPTHYGRVCPIETPEGPNIGLINSLATYARANHYGFLESPYRKVIDGQLTDQIEYLSAINEANYVVAQASAAVDENGRFTDDLVSVRYQYEFTLKTPDEIQYMDVSARQVVSVAAAMIPFLEHDDANRALMGSNMQRQAVPTLRAEKPLVGTGMERTVARDSGVCIVAKRGGVIERVDASRVVVRVHDDEVEAGDAGVDLYGLTKYTRSNQNTCINQRPIVKTGDVVARGDILADGPSVDLGELALGQNMRIAFMPWNGYNFEDSILVSERVVQEDRFTTIHIQELTCIARDTKLGSEEITADIPNVGESALNKLDESGIVYIGAEVGAGDILVGKVTPKGEAQLTPEEKLLRAIFGEKASDVKDTSLRAPSGTRGTVIDVQVFTRDGLQKDQRSLAIEKAQLDEVRKDLNEEYRIVEGATFERLAAALDGQKVAGGKGVKKGDVLNAEVLAGLPREDWFKLRMAEESLNEQLEKAEAQLKERRKLLDEQFEDKKKKLESGDDLAPGVLKIVKVYLAIKRRIQPGDKMAGRHGNKGVISVIKPVEDMPYDENGEPVDVVLNPLGVPSRMNVGQVLEMHLGMAAKGLGVKIDRMIKEKQEAAKVRGFLEEVYNSTGGRKEELDELSDEEVLAMSENLRRGVPMATPVFDGAAEPEIKKLLRLADIPDSGQITLFDGRTGDSFERPVTVGYMYMLKLNHLVDDKMHARSTGSYSLVTQQPLGGKAQFGGQRFGEMEVWALEAYGAAYTLQEMLTVKSDDVEGRTKMYKNIVDGDHRMEPGMPESFNVLVKEIRSLGMNFELENE, from the coding sequence ATGGCTTACTCATACACTGAGAAAAAACGTATCCGCAAGGATTTTGGCAAACTGCCTAAGGTCATGGACGTGCCTTTCCTGCTTGCGATACAGCTGGACTCGTATCGCAAATTTACTCAGGCCGACACGCGCCCGGATGAGCGCCTGGATATTGGCCTGCAGGCGGCGTTCAAGTCTGTATTTCCGATTGTCAGTTACTCTGGCAACGCCGCTCTGGAGTACGTGAGCTACACCCTCGGCAAACCTGCGTTCGATGTCAAGGAGTGTACTCTGCGCGGCGTGACTTACGCATGCCCGCTGCGGGTGCGTGTTCGCCTGATTATTTACGATAAGGAATCAGCGAATAAGTCCATCAAGGACATCAAGGAACAGGAAGTGTACATGGGCGAAATCCCGCTCATGACCGAGAACGGTACCTTCGTTATTAACGGTACCGAGCGTGTTATCGTGTCTCAGTTGCACCGCTCCCCGGGTGTATTCTTCGATCACGACAAAGGCAAGACCCACTCCTCCGGTAAGCTGTTGTACGCCGCGCGGGTGATTCCCTACCGCGGATCCTGGCTGGACTTCGAGTTCGACCCGAAAGACCTCGTGTACGTGCGTATCGACCGTCGTCGTAAGTTGCCAGCGACCATCCTGCTGCGCGCCCTGGGTTTCACCTCCCAGGAAATGCTGGACATGTTCTTCGAAACCAGCACGTTCACCCTCGAAGACGATACCGTCAGCCTGGAGCTGATTCCGTCGCGCCTGCGTGGTGACGTTGCCTTCTTCGACATCAAGGACGGCAAGGGCAAGGTGATCGTTGAAGAAGGTCGCCGCATTACCCCGCGCCACATTCGCCAGCTGGAAAAAGCCGGCGTGGAGAATCTGGAAGCGCCGCTGAATTACCTCAACGGCCGAGTGCTGGCGCACGACATCATTGACGAGACCACCGGTGAAGTGGCGGTGGAATGTAACACCGAAATCACCGATGAAGTTGTAGCCAAGCTGCGCCTCCTGAACGTCAAGACCATCCACACGTTGTACACCAACGACCTGGATTGTGGTCCGTTTATTTCCGACACCCTGCGTGCGGATCCGTCTCGCACCCAGCTGGAAGCTCTGGTAGAAATCTACCGCATGATGCGCCCGGGCGAGCCGCCCACCAAGGAATCAGCAGAGTCTCTGTTCGAGAACCTGTTCTTCTCCGACGAGCGCTACGACCTGTCTGCGGTTGGCCGCATGAAGTTCAACCGCCGTCTGGGCCGTGAAGACGAGACCGGACAGGGCACCCTGAGCAAGGACGACATCGTCGACGTGCTCAAGACCCTGATCGAGATTCGTAACGGCCGCGGCATGGTGGACGATATCGACCACCTGGGTAACCGTCGTGTGCGTTCCGTGGGCGAAATGGCCGAGAACCAGTTCCGTGTGGGCCTGGTGCGCGTCGAGCGTGCAGTGAAAGAGCGTCTGTCCATGGCAGAGTCCGAAGGCCTGATGCCGCAGGACCTGATCAATGCCAAGCCGGTGGCCGCGGCGGTGAAGGAATTCTTTGGTTCCTCCCAGCTGTCCCAGTTTATGGACCAGAACAACCCGCTGTCGGAAGTGACCCACAAGCGCCGCGTATCCGCGTTGGGCCCGGGTGGTCTGACCCGTGAGCGTGCCGGCTTTGAGGTGCGAGACGTACACCCGACCCACTACGGCCGTGTGTGTCCGATTGAAACCCCGGAAGGTCCGAACATTGGTCTGATCAACTCCCTGGCCACCTATGCCCGCGCCAACCACTACGGCTTCCTCGAAAGCCCGTATCGGAAGGTGATTGACGGTCAGCTGACCGATCAGATCGAATACCTGTCTGCAATCAACGAAGCCAACTACGTGGTTGCACAGGCGTCCGCCGCGGTGGATGAAAACGGTCGCTTTACCGATGACCTGGTCAGCGTGCGCTACCAGTACGAATTCACTCTGAAGACCCCGGATGAAATCCAGTACATGGACGTGTCCGCCCGTCAGGTGGTGTCTGTGGCTGCGGCAATGATTCCGTTCCTGGAACACGATGACGCCAACCGCGCACTCATGGGATCGAACATGCAGCGTCAGGCGGTTCCAACCCTGCGCGCTGAGAAGCCGCTGGTGGGTACCGGCATGGAGCGCACCGTAGCGCGCGACTCCGGTGTGTGTATCGTGGCCAAGCGTGGCGGTGTAATCGAGCGTGTGGATGCCAGCCGTGTGGTTGTGCGTGTGCACGATGACGAAGTAGAGGCCGGTGATGCGGGTGTGGATCTGTATGGTCTCACCAAGTACACCCGCTCCAACCAGAACACCTGCATCAACCAGCGCCCGATCGTGAAGACCGGAGACGTGGTTGCGCGCGGCGATATCCTCGCTGACGGCCCGTCTGTGGACCTGGGTGAGCTGGCGCTGGGCCAGAACATGCGCATCGCGTTCATGCCCTGGAACGGTTACAACTTCGAGGACTCCATCCTCGTCTCCGAGCGCGTGGTACAGGAAGACCGCTTCACCACCATCCACATTCAGGAACTGACCTGTATTGCCCGTGATACCAAACTGGGCAGTGAGGAAATCACCGCGGATATCCCCAACGTGGGTGAGTCTGCGCTGAACAAACTGGATGAGTCCGGCATCGTGTACATCGGTGCGGAAGTAGGTGCTGGCGACATTCTGGTGGGCAAGGTGACTCCGAAAGGCGAAGCCCAGCTGACACCGGAAGAAAAACTGCTGCGCGCAATCTTCGGTGAGAAGGCCTCCGACGTTAAAGACACCTCCCTGCGCGCGCCATCCGGCACCCGCGGTACCGTGATCGACGTACAGGTGTTCACCCGCGACGGTCTGCAGAAAGACCAGCGCTCTCTCGCTATCGAGAAAGCCCAGCTGGACGAAGTGCGCAAGGACCTGAACGAAGAGTACCGCATTGTTGAAGGCGCGACCTTTGAGCGTCTGGCGGCGGCACTGGACGGCCAGAAGGTTGCCGGTGGCAAGGGCGTGAAGAAAGGCGACGTACTGAACGCTGAAGTCCTCGCCGGCCTGCCGCGCGAAGACTGGTTCAAGCTGCGCATGGCCGAAGAGAGCCTGAACGAGCAGCTGGAAAAAGCCGAAGCCCAGCTGAAAGAGCGTCGCAAACTGCTCGACGAGCAGTTTGAAGACAAGAAGAAAAAGCTGGAGTCCGGCGACGACCTGGCACCGGGCGTGCTGAAAATCGTCAAGGTATACCTGGCGATCAAACGTCGCATCCAGCCGGGTGACAAAATGGCCGGCCGTCACGGTAACAAAGGTGTTATCTCCGTGATCAAGCCGGTGGAAGACATGCCGTACGACGAAAACGGTGAGCCGGTAGATGTGGTGCTTAACCCGCTGGGTGTACCGTCCCGTATGAACGTCGGTCAGGTGCTGGAAATGCACCTGGGTATGGCGGCGAAAGGCCTCGGTGTCAAAATCGATCGCATGATCAAGGAGAAACAGGAAGCAGCGAAGGTTCGTGGTTTCCTGGAAGAAGTCTACAACTCCACTGGCGGTCGCAAGGAAGAGCTGGACGAGCTGTCCGACGAGGAAGTTCTGGCCATGTCCGAAAACCTGCGTCGTGGTGTCCCCATGGCAACGCCGGTCTTCGACGGTGCCGCAGAGCCCGAGATCAAGAAGCTGCTGCGTCTGGCGGACATTCCGGATTCCGGCCAGATCACCCTGTTCGACGGCCGTACCGGTGACTCCTTCGAGCGTCCGGTCACCGTGGGCTACATGTACATGCTGAAGCTGAACCACCTGGTAGACGACAAGATGCACGCGCGTTCTACCGGTTCCTACAGCCTGGTTACCCAGCAGCCGCTGGGTGGTAAGGCGCAGTTCGGTGGTCAGCGGTTCGGTGAGATGGAGGTGTGGGCACTGGAAGCATACGGTGCCGCCTACACCCTGCAGGAAATGCTCACGGTCAAATCCGATGACGTGGAAGGTCGTACCAAGATGTACAAAAACATCGTGGATGGCGACCACCGCATGGAGCCGGGCATGCCCGAATCCTTCAACGTACTGGTCAAGGAAATCCGCTCGCTGGGTATGAACTTCGAGCTGGAAAACGAATAA
- the rplL gene encoding 50S ribosomal protein L7/L12 — MSLTKEDIINAIAEMSVKDVVELIEAMEEKFGVTAAAAVVAGGAAGGEAAAEAKDEFDVILTSAGDKKVNVIKAVRGLTGLGLKEAKALVDGAPSPLKEGVSKDEAEAAKKELEEAGASVELK; from the coding sequence ATGTCTCTGACTAAAGAAGATATCATCAATGCGATCGCTGAAATGTCCGTTAAGGACGTTGTTGAGCTGATCGAAGCTATGGAAGAGAAGTTCGGCGTAACTGCGGCTGCTGCTGTTGTTGCTGGCGGTGCTGCTGGTGGCGAAGCTGCTGCAGAAGCAAAAGACGAATTCGACGTAATTCTGACCTCTGCTGGCGACAAGAAAGTGAACGTGATCAAAGCTGTTCGCGGTCTCACCGGTCTGGGCCTGAAAGAAGCCAAAGCTCTGGTAGACGGCGCTCCGAGCCCGCTGAAAGAAGGCGTGTCCAAGGACGAAGCCGAAGCAGCGAAGAAAGAGCTGGAAGAAGCTGGCGCTTCCGTAGAACTGAAGTAA
- the rplJ gene encoding 50S ribosomal protein L10 — protein MAIGLVDKKAIVAEVQQAAEGALSAVVADSRGVTVNDMTTLRKEARENGVWLKVVRNTLARRALAGTEFECLIEKFVGPSIIAFSNEHPGAGARILKEFAKGNDKLELKGAAFEGVATDVALLASLPTYDEAIAKLMSVMKEASAGKLVRTIAAVRDQKEQEAA, from the coding sequence ATGGCTATTGGACTCGTAGACAAGAAAGCGATTGTCGCGGAAGTCCAGCAGGCTGCTGAGGGTGCTCTGTCTGCGGTTGTTGCGGATTCCCGTGGCGTAACCGTGAATGACATGACCACTCTGCGCAAAGAGGCTCGCGAGAACGGCGTTTGGTTGAAAGTCGTCCGCAATACTCTGGCGCGTCGCGCTCTGGCCGGTACCGAATTCGAATGTCTCATTGAGAAATTCGTCGGTCCCAGCATTATTGCCTTTTCCAACGAACATCCGGGTGCCGGCGCGCGTATCCTGAAAGAGTTCGCCAAGGGCAATGACAAGCTGGAGCTGAAAGGTGCCGCCTTCGAAGGCGTAGCGACTGACGTTGCACTGTTGGCAAGCCTGCCGACTTACGACGAAGCTATCGCCAAGCTGATGAGCGTTATGAAAGAAGCCTCTGCTGGCAAACTGGTTCGCACTATTGCGGCCGTTCGCGACCAAAAAGAGCAGGAAGCTGCGTAA
- the rplA gene encoding 50S ribosomal protein L1 has protein sequence MAKLTKRQRAIAEKIEAGKAYGIDEAVALLKEFSNVKFAETVDAAINLGIDPRKSDQAVRGATTLPHGTGKEVRVAVFTQGANADAAKEAGADLVGMDELAAEVKAGKMDFDVVVASPDAMRVVGQLGQILGPRGLMPNPKTGTVTPDVATAVKNAKAGQVRFRADKGGIIHGGIGKVAFDANLLKENLEALVADLKKAKPASAKGVYLKKITLSTTMGPGLTIDQASLDVK, from the coding sequence GTGGCTAAATTGACCAAGCGTCAGCGCGCGATCGCTGAAAAAATTGAAGCTGGCAAGGCATACGGCATCGATGAAGCTGTTGCTCTGCTGAAGGAATTCTCCAACGTCAAGTTTGCGGAAACTGTTGATGCTGCCATCAACCTGGGCATTGACCCGCGCAAATCTGACCAAGCTGTACGTGGTGCGACCACCCTGCCACACGGCACCGGTAAAGAAGTACGCGTTGCCGTATTTACCCAGGGTGCTAACGCCGACGCCGCTAAAGAAGCAGGCGCCGACCTGGTGGGTATGGACGAACTGGCCGCTGAAGTGAAAGCCGGCAAAATGGATTTCGACGTGGTTGTGGCTTCCCCGGACGCCATGCGCGTTGTTGGCCAGCTGGGCCAGATCCTGGGCCCGCGCGGCCTGATGCCGAACCCGAAAACCGGCACCGTAACTCCTGATGTTGCGACTGCGGTTAAGAATGCCAAGGCCGGTCAGGTGCGTTTCCGCGCTGACAAAGGCGGCATCATTCACGGCGGTATCGGCAAGGTTGCCTTCGACGCAAACCTGCTGAAAGAAAACCTGGAAGCACTGGTTGCTGACCTGAAAAAGGCCAAGCCGGCTTCCGCGAAAGGCGTGTATCTGAAGAAGATCACCCTGAGCACTACCATGGGCCCGGGTCTGACCATCGACCAGGCCTCTCTGGACGTTAAGTAA
- the rplK gene encoding 50S ribosomal protein L11, protein MAKKIEAYIKLQVKAGQANPSPPVGPALGQHGVNIMEFCKAFNAQTQNLEPGLPVPVVISVYSDRSFTFIMKSPPAAVLLRKAAKIKSGSGRPNTEKVGKVTRAQIEEIVEMKKADLTASDMDAAVRTIAGSARSAGIEVEGV, encoded by the coding sequence ATGGCTAAGAAAATCGAAGCTTACATCAAGCTGCAAGTAAAGGCCGGTCAGGCCAACCCGAGCCCTCCCGTTGGTCCTGCACTGGGTCAGCACGGCGTGAACATCATGGAGTTCTGTAAGGCGTTCAACGCACAGACCCAGAATCTGGAGCCGGGTCTGCCGGTGCCGGTTGTGATCTCTGTATACAGCGATCGCTCGTTCACCTTCATCATGAAGTCTCCGCCCGCCGCGGTTCTGCTGCGCAAGGCTGCCAAGATCAAGAGCGGTTCCGGCCGTCCGAACACTGAGAAGGTCGGTAAAGTGACCCGTGCTCAGATCGAAGAGATCGTGGAAATGAAAAAGGCAGACCTGACTGCATCGGATATGGATGCAGCTGTACGCACTATCGCTGGTTCCGCGCGCAGTGCCGGTATCGAAGTGGAGGGCGTGTAA